TTGACGCGTACCTTGCCGTCGAGCACCAGACGACGCATGATGGCGTCGTGTCTTTCTTCTAAGAACATAGCAATCGATCCTCTCTTTATATCATGATATCATGTGAAATCATGAACAAGTAATAATTGCTCTTATTGTATAATGAAGGCGGAACAAAAATCAAGAAAAAATTCTCTTTCTTCTTGTTTCATATTGTTTGAGTGAAGGATGTGGTGTACAGCGCCTTTAAAATACGCGCTTGACGATATCTTCACCATGTCCCTTCCTCCGTACGGAGAGTACAACCCGGGGCAGCGGGACAGTCGGCGGCGCTGCAGGTCTCCGCATTGACCCTGTGCACTTCTTATGATAAAATACTGCTCATATTTCAGAAAGAAAACGAGGAGACATCATGCCGATTAAATTACCGAGCAACTTGCCGGCAGCGAAGATTTTGGAGCAGGAAAACATCTTCGTCATGGATGCGGATCGAGCCTACGCACAGGATATTCGCCCCCTGCGGCTGCTCATTTTGAATCTGATGCCGAACAAATCGGTAACGGAGACACAGCTTATGCGCCTTTTGGGGAATACGCCGCTGCAGATCGAAGTGGACTTCATCTATACGGAATCCTATATCCCGTCGCACACTTCGTCCGAGTATCTTGCCGAGTTCTACGGCACCTTCGCCGAGGTGCGCCACAAAAAGTACGACGGCTTCCTGATCACGGGAGCGCCTGTCGAGCAGATGGCGTTTGAAGAGGTGGCGTACTGGGACGAGGTCGCCGAGATCATGGAGTGGTCAAAGACGCATGCCTATTCGTCCTTCCACATATGCTGGGGCGCGCAGGCGGGGCTCTACTATCACTACGGCATCAACAAGCGCGATACGGGCTCGAAGATCTTCGGCGTCTATCGGCACCATCTCTGCGTTGAGCACGAGAAGCTCTTCCGCGGCTTCGATGACGTCTTCTATGTGCCGCACTCCCGTCACACCGAGTTCACGAAGGAAGATGTGGAAAAGGTCAAGGACCTCACGATTCTCTCCGAGGCCGAGGGCAGGGCGGGCATGTACGCGATTGCCGACCTCAAGCGCCGCCAGTTCTTCATCACGGGACATGCGGAGTACGATCCGCTGTCGCTAAAGGCGGAATACGACCGCGACGTGGCTGCGGGACTTTCCATTGAGATACCGCAGAACTACTATCCGGACGACGACCCAACGAAGATGCCCGTCGTGCGCTGGCGTTCCGTCGCGAATCTTCTTTTCGCGAACTGGCTCAACTACTACGTCTATCAGGAGACGCCATACGAACTGGATTCTCTCTATAACGACCCGGATCGCTTCACGGACGGCAGCGGGATTTAGCACACCGACTTCATTTATCAGCGATTCCTTAATGGATATGTAATGCACACACGGCAGGAAAATCGGGAAAGAGAAAAAACATATAAATACAGGGATAGAATCGAAAGCAAATCGGAATAAGAGCGTGAGAAAGGACAGAAATATGAAGCGATTACTGGCGGCAGCGCTTGCCGCCGCAGCCTTTTGGAGTATGGGGACAGCAAGTGAAGCGGCGCCTGTGGTGCCCGAGCATATATTTGAGTGGGTGCAGTCCTCCGCCCGCACGGGATATTTTTTCAACCGGCAGGAGATCGCCTACGGTGTCGATGAGGAAGGCTTTGTCAACTTCGACGAGCTCATCGTTCCGACACTGGAGGTCTACGACGCCGTACAGATTCAGGACGTCGTGCAGAAGCGCCGCTGGCGCGGAGAATCCCTGCAAGGGTACAACAACCTCGTCGGCGCGGCGACGTATCTCTCCTTTGACATGGTAAAGGGCACAGTCACGGTCCATGAGGAGGATGACCTGGATCACACATGGTCGCCGCTGACACGCACGTATCCGAAGACGGAGATCGTCATCGCGGCGCTTCCGGAGAAGAGCTTTAACCGTCGATTCTACGAAGCCATTCTGGCCTATGAGAAGGAAAACAGAGAGTTGATTCTCTCGCATACGACGGGCGTCGTCCGTGAAGCCGACAAGAAGAGACTCACGAAGGAGGAAGTGCCGGAGGAGAACCCGAAGGAGCGTAAGAAGAAAGAGAAGAAGGAAGTCGAGCAAAAGCCGCGGCATATCGTGAAGCTCTTAGGCTCTGCCGGAAACGAGACAAAGTGATGTCGCATGAAAAAGCCGCAAAGCCATAGCGTCCCGCCTCGGCTTGTCACACTTGCCAGGACTGCGAAAAACACACATAGGCTATCTCGAGAGGAGCTCACCGAGCTGCTCTCTTCGCCTTGTGCGGAGGAGCTTTTGGCGGCGGCGGCGGACGACGTGCGCCATGCGTATGTCGGCGACGGCGTGCACCTTCGCGGAATCATCGAGTTCTCCAATATCTGCAGGCAGAACTGCATGTACTGCGGCCTTCGCCGTGATAACGGAAAGATTGAGCGATACCGCCTCACGCCCGAAGAGATTCTCGATCTCGCAAAGAAGGCTGTCGGCTACGGCTACAAGACAGTCGTCATGCAGTCGGGGGAGGACGCCTACTTTACGATGGAGAGACTCGTCCCCATCGTGCGCGCAGTCAAAGAGCTCGGGCTTGCCGTCACGCTCTCTCTCGGCGAGCGAAGCCGAGAGGAGTATCGGGCGCTCAAGGAGGCGGGCGCCGATCGCTACCTGCTGCGTCTGGAGACGACGGACAGCGAGCTCTACGAAGCCTTCGACCCGGGGATGAGCCACGAGCGCCGCAAGGCGTGTCTCCGCGACCTCAAAAGCCTCGGCTACGAGGTCGGTACGGGCACGCTCGTCGGACTTCCCGGACAGAGCGTCGAGAGTCTTGCCGAGGACATTCTCTTCTTTCAGTCCATCGACGCGGACATGATCGGGATCGGCCCCTTCATTCCGAACGGCGATACGCCGCTTGCCGATGCCGCGGGCGGTGATTTTCATCTGACGAGACGCATGGTCTCCCTTCTCCGTCTCCTGCTGCCGGAGGCGAACATCCCGGCGACGACGGCGATGGAGACACTGGAGCGTGGTGCGCGGGAAATCATGCTCACCTCCGGCTGCAACGTCGTCATGCCGAACGTCACCGAGGGGGATGCGCGGCGTAATTATGCTCTGTACCCCGGCAAGGTGTGCGTAGCCGACACGCCGGCGCACTGCCGGAGCTGCATGGAGGGCCGCATTGCGAGCATGGGACGATACGTCGCAACGGATGCGGGATTCCGCCGCAGAGGAAAAGCAGAGGAAAAGCATGGAAATTTTTCATGACACCTTCTTAAATTTGTATTATAATTAACAGAGCACTGATAAAATGAAATCTGTCCGATGGGAAGTTGATCAGTGCTTCCTTAACATGTGTGAGGTGGTGCTGTGAATATGATCGATGTAACGAAAGCGGCAGGAGAGCTTACGAAAGAGACGAAATACGCTGTCGCGTGGCTGGAGGCAAACGGATTTACGGGCAAGCTGATGCATGAGTACCCGAGCAAAGTAGTTTTCCTGATACAAAAGGATGGCGACTCCGTCATATTTGAGCTGCCGCAGGGGTTTGCGGTTAAGAATATGGAAGAATACATGGCGATATACGGCAGGAATTTTGCCGAGAAAAAATTTCTGCGGAAATAGGCGGGCAGTTTTGTCCGTCTGTTTTTATGGAAACGCTGATAAAATGAAGTCTGTCAGATTGGTGTGGATTTTTCGTTCTGTCAAGGAGGCAGCCCGGACGCAGAGTGGTGCTCTGTGGAGGAGCTGCCGACAAAGAGAGAGCGGAAAAGATACGCCAAGATGGCTGTGCTGCATTTATCAGCGCTTCCTAACTTTAAGGTTGCGGAAAGAATATGTGTTTTATATAATATTTCCGTAGAACATTCCATACATACGATCTTGTCAGAATGAAGGGAGATTTTCATGGCCACAGATACGAAGAAGGACCCGAAAAAGATGGACAAAAACGAGGCGCTTGCGACCGCCTTGAAGCAGATTGAAAAAGACTTCGGCAAGGGCTCTATCATGCGCTTGGGTGAAGCCACGGCGAATATGAATGTCGAGACGATTTCGACAGGCATCCTGCCGCTCGACGTGGCTCTCGGTGTGGGGGGCATCCCGCGCGGCCGCATTGTCGAGGTCTACGGACCGGAATCTTCGGGTAAGACGACCGTCACGCTGCACATGGTCGCCGAGGCGCAAAAGGCGGGAGGCATAGCGGCTTTCATCGATGCGGAGCACGCGCTCGATCCCGTGTACGCGAAGAAGCTCGGCGTCGATATCGACAATCTCCTGATCTCGCAGCCGGACACGGGGGAGCAGGCGCTCGATATCGTCGATGCCCTTGTGCGCAGCGGCGCTGTTGATATCATCGTCATTGACTCCGTCGCGGCGCTCGTGCCGAAGGCGGAAATCGACGGCGATATGGGCGATTCTTCGGTCGGCCTCCACGCGCGTCTCATGAGCCGCGCGATGCGCAAGCTCACGGGTATCATCAGCAAGTCGAAGACCATTGCCGTCTTCATCAATCAGATTCGTGAAAAAGTTGGCGTCATGTTCGGCAGTCCGGAGACGACGACGGGCGGCCGCGCGCTGAAGTTCTATGCGTCCGTTCGTCTCGATGTCCGCAAGACGGATACGCTGAAGGCGGGGGCGGACAGCATCGGCAACCGCACGAAGATCCGCGTCGTCAAGAACAAAGTCGCGCCTCCCTTCAAGATCGCGGAGTTTGACATCATGTACGGCGAGGGCGTGTCCCGCCTGTCGAGCCTTGTCGATATGGGCGTCGGCCTCGACATCGTGGAGAAGAGCGGCGCATGGTTCTCCTATGACGGGAATCGTCTCGGACAGGGGAAGGAAAAGGCGAAGGAAGCACTCGCCGCCAACCCGGCTCTTGCCGATGAGATCGAAGCGAAGATTCGCGCCAAGCTGATGGATGATCCGACGGCGGCGGACGCAATTGCGGACAAGACAGATGCGCCGACAGAAGAAGAGTGAAAAGACGGCGCTTATGACCGCGACCGACCTCCTTGCACGCGCGGAGCAGAGCAGCGGACGCCTCAAGGACAAGCTGAGACTGCGCGGCTACGATGAGGCAGAGGCGGCGGAAGCCGTCGAGAAGCTTACAGAGCGCGGCTACATCGATGATGCCGACGCGTGCCGAAGACAGTTTGACTTCCTCTATGAAGAGAGCCGGCAGAGCGTCCGACAGATCATGGCAAAGCTCCTGCAGCGGGGGTTTTCGCAGGAGCTCATACGATCCTGCGTGCCGGACGATATCTGCGAGCGTGAGAGGGCGGCGGCGATCCGCGCGCTGGAGCTGAAATACAAGCCCGACGCCGACCGGAAAAAGATGATGGAGCACCTCTACCGCAAGGGGTATGATTCGAGCGTGATTCGTAGCGCTGTGGAGGAGTTTGCCACCATGATCTAGGGAAGCACTGATAAATTCAGCCCGATCATCTTAGCACATCTTTTTTGCCCGCACTTCGGCGGCAAATCCTCCACAAAGCACCACTCTGCGTCCGGTTTGTCACCTTGTTCGGACGAAAAAATCTGTACTGATCTGACAGACTTCATTTTATCAGTGATTCCCTAGCGTTTCTTTATCGGAAACGGCGGCTACCGTACGGGCAGCCGGAAGAGATATGCGGAGAATGAAATCAGGAGAACGATTGTGAACGAAGCAAAAGCAAAAGAAATGATCTTAGTCCTCGACTTTGGCGGGCAGTACAACCAACTCATCGCTCGCCGTGTCCGCGAGGCGCACGTCTACTGCGAGGTGCACCCGAGCAGCCTGACATTGGATGCCATAAAGGACATGGCGCCGAAGGGCATCATCCTGACGGGCGGACCGCAGAGTGTCTACAAGCAGGACGCGCAGACCGCGCCGAAAGAACTCTTTGAGCTCGACATCCCCATCCTCGGCATCTGCTACGGCTCGCAGCTCATGGCGCACGTCCTGGGCGGAAAAGTCGAAACGGCTCCCGTCTCCGAGTACGGCCGCACCGATGTGACCATTGAAGACAGGAGCTCCATTCTCTTTAAGAACGTTTCGCCGAAGACCGTCGTGTGGATGAGCCACACCGACTACATCGCTGCCGTGCCGGAGGGATTCACCGTGACGGCAAAGACAGAGAACTGTCCCGTCGCGGCCTATGAAAATCCCGCGAAGAAACTCTACGCGACCCAGTTCCATCCCGAGGTGCTGCATACCGCGGAAGGGACGAAGATGCTCGATGCATTCGTTCGTGAGGTCTGCGAGACCGCGGGCAGCTGGCGCATGGATTCCTTCGTCGAGCAGACCGTCACAGCGCTGCGCGAGAA
This portion of the Selenomonas sp. TAMA-11512 genome encodes:
- the metA gene encoding homoserine O-succinyltransferase; this translates as MPIKLPSNLPAAKILEQENIFVMDADRAYAQDIRPLRLLILNLMPNKSVTETQLMRLLGNTPLQIEVDFIYTESYIPSHTSSEYLAEFYGTFAEVRHKKYDGFLITGAPVEQMAFEEVAYWDEVAEIMEWSKTHAYSSFHICWGAQAGLYYHYGINKRDTGSKIFGVYRHHLCVEHEKLFRGFDDVFYVPHSRHTEFTKEDVEKVKDLTILSEAEGRAGMYAIADLKRRQFFITGHAEYDPLSLKAEYDRDVAAGLSIEIPQNYYPDDDPTKMPVVRWRSVANLLFANWLNYYVYQETPYELDSLYNDPDRFTDGSGI
- the hydE gene encoding [FeFe] hydrogenase H-cluster radical SAM maturase HydE translates to MKKPQSHSVPPRLVTLARTAKNTHRLSREELTELLSSPCAEELLAAAADDVRHAYVGDGVHLRGIIEFSNICRQNCMYCGLRRDNGKIERYRLTPEEILDLAKKAVGYGYKTVVMQSGEDAYFTMERLVPIVRAVKELGLAVTLSLGERSREEYRALKEAGADRYLLRLETTDSELYEAFDPGMSHERRKACLRDLKSLGYEVGTGTLVGLPGQSVESLAEDILFFQSIDADMIGIGPFIPNGDTPLADAAGGDFHLTRRMVSLLRLLLPEANIPATTAMETLERGAREIMLTSGCNVVMPNVTEGDARRNYALYPGKVCVADTPAHCRSCMEGRIASMGRYVATDAGFRRRGKAEEKHGNFS
- the recA gene encoding recombinase RecA, encoding MATDTKKDPKKMDKNEALATALKQIEKDFGKGSIMRLGEATANMNVETISTGILPLDVALGVGGIPRGRIVEVYGPESSGKTTVTLHMVAEAQKAGGIAAFIDAEHALDPVYAKKLGVDIDNLLISQPDTGEQALDIVDALVRSGAVDIIVIDSVAALVPKAEIDGDMGDSSVGLHARLMSRAMRKLTGIISKSKTIAVFINQIREKVGVMFGSPETTTGGRALKFYASVRLDVRKTDTLKAGADSIGNRTKIRVVKNKVAPPFKIAEFDIMYGEGVSRLSSLVDMGVGLDIVEKSGAWFSYDGNRLGQGKEKAKEALAANPALADEIEAKIRAKLMDDPTAADAIADKTDAPTEEE
- a CDS encoding RecX family transcriptional regulator, producing the protein MRRQKKSEKTALMTATDLLARAEQSSGRLKDKLRLRGYDEAEAAEAVEKLTERGYIDDADACRRQFDFLYEESRQSVRQIMAKLLQRGFSQELIRSCVPDDICERERAAAIRALELKYKPDADRKKMMEHLYRKGYDSSVIRSAVEEFATMI